A window of Hevea brasiliensis isolate MT/VB/25A 57/8 unplaced genomic scaffold, ASM3005281v1 Scaf62, whole genome shotgun sequence genomic DNA:
TTTTGCATATGACATTTTTTTTAATACCCGAAGGGATAAATTATTTGGGATTGGACCTTGGATTGCTTAAAATGATAGTCATTAGAATAGTTAATGGATTCTTGATTGTTTTATGGGATTAAATACATTCTGATTTTGGAAGTTAGACAAGCTTATATCGCCTTATCTGTTGCAATTTCTTAGGGATTAGAATTTGGTTGTTGCTATGTATCGTGTAACAAAGTTCATCTTATCCTATAAATAGTGGTTTCTCTATGAAATAAGCTATTCAGTTTTAGTCCAAACTAAAAGGGAGTAATTTTAATTGAAAGGTTGGCATGATTTTCCAGCTAGTGAAGAACCCTATATTTTCCATTCTGTCAATGTCTTCTTATCTTTCCCATTCTATTGGCTTCCGCaaacaattaataaaatttaatagttCATGCGCAATCATCAGTAACTGGTTATGAGGAACGCTTCTAATAGATATTATCCCATTGAAGTTTAAATGCACTAGATTCTCACTTCATAAGGCTCTTGGACATATAACACGTGTTTAAATTTTTTGCTTTAGTGGTTTGATTATTTccttagaaaaaaaaagagggtgAGATTCCAAATATGCAGTGCAACTTGGTTCCACCAAGCATTAGAAGCAATCTTCTTTATATCACGTATGTAGTTGAGCTTAGTTGTCCCACAAGGGTAGTGAAACTTTGTTTCGCCATATTGCCCAATATTTACACCAATTAAGTGGTGCAGTAGTGCAACTAGGTTTCACCTTGCAACGCAGTTATTTTCCCTGCAAGTTCAGTGCAAAACAATTATGCCAAAGGATGGTACTAGTGCTACAGACACTCAAGAAGTATAATAACAAAAGAGAGTTTGCATCACAATTACAGTCTAGGCTAGCAACACCTCAAGTACAGGGTGGCTTACAAGTGCAATTTAGTTGCAGTGCAAGTATGGAATCATCACCTCCTACTTTAAAGGAACTATTATTTCAGAGAAGAGAAAGGAATGGAAGAGTGATTCTGGGGAAGTATTGCTTGATTATTCCCTCAGGCCATTAGAGAACATTGTACTGGTTAGTTGTACTCTAAGAATGGAAGAGTATTCATTTACAGGCACTATTACATcccataattacagcaattaatctCTTAATTACAGGCACAATTACATCATTCTAACAAGAATAATGCCAGAAATTATCTttgctattttatttatttactttttccTACTTGCCTTGAGATTAGTGACATGGTTGATATGAGGATTTAACAAAATTGGCTACACTTGAGattatgattttaatttttctttgctcAGTTCCTATTTTGATGAGTTCGGAATTCAAGGTTTTGGATCATGGCTCCTTGATAGGTTCATCCACTGCCAATGAGCCAAGTGATGTCACAGGGAGCATACATTCTATTTTACATTAGGTATATATCTTGGCTTAAATTCCCCATAActgttttctctctctctcattcaTTGTTTCTTAGAAATGCTACTACTGCCTTCTAACGATGTATATGCTGGATTTGCCATCCGTTCTTCATTTCACTTTTTAAAACATGTTTCTTTCTTAGATCCCGCCCTCGTCCTCAGAGAGAATTTTGTAAGAAAGCTATCCAGCAACAAGTTCCACCATCTGCAAGATGCTACTCATCATCAAGGACTCAGCAACCTTCGAGAAAGGGACATGGCAAATCAAGCGGCCACTTCCTTGGCTCAGAGCCATCATTGCATCTCAAACCAGAAAATGGTATAGGCCTTATCAACCACACTAATGGAATTCTGGGGAGCACAAACAGGAATGTTGCACAAGCGATGGAGTTCTCTGATGCCACATCAAGTGGTTGGTCCCTTTCTGCAAGCTCAGATGAGGCTTCTTTCACTACTGAGAGCACCAGCGACTCTTTTAGTACTTTGGATTACACTGATGCATGCAATGCAGATACATTCTCCTCGATCTTCAGTAACTTGTATGCTCCAGTCATCCTTGTAGGACACTCAGTGTTGTAGAACATTTTCAAATAGTAGGCCTCAGACTAGGTTCATCTCAGATGAAAGGGGCTGTGCAGGACTTATTATTCTTGTCAACACATTCTACAAAAGGGTTATGGAGAGCAGATAGTTTCAAACTGGTCAGTGATTCTGCTGAAATTCCTATTGACTTGTTCTGTACCATGTCTTCAAAATATGGGATTAATCCAAAATGCGGTCTTGATTGAACTTCTGGCAACTGTAAATTATAGGCTTGGAGATCCCAACTGATAAATTAGATGACTTAGCTAGTCGGAATCTGTGCCTCAAATTTTTTCTGTTATCGCTATTTTCTTAACTGGGGCATTGGATTGGGATTGTTTTATCACCCAAGTAAAAGAAACGTTCTTGTCAGCATTTAGAATTAATTCTTGAGAATGTAGAGTGCTAGCTTCTCCATGTGGGACTCTCTAGTGACCTTTTCCTATTTGAAAACTTGTGTCTCACTTGTTTGGTTCACATCAACCAAGCGAACACTAATCCTGGTTCTGTCTCAGActacgatttttttttttattatttatttagttaCAAGGAAACGAAATTGCATTGTTTTGGAAAGCCATAAATTTGATAATGCATCAAAGCAATTGCTTCTCGCTGGAGAATTGAAAATGTTATCAATCTCCTTGTGGGTTTTCCATTGCTACAAGTTTTTGAACAGAGTCATTTAGTCATTGGCAAACTTACCTAGACTTAATCCATTATAAATTAAGACACAAATATGTAAATCCTACCTCTTTTATACGTGCATCCCATCACAGATGCTGTGTCTTAGAGTCCACGATCTCACCTATTTTACATATATGGATCCAATCGGATCTAGTTGAGAATATCCTGTCAATAGCACTTACTTGCCGACATGCTTGTACGGTTCCCGTCCTCGAAACTGTACCCAACAGCACTACCACCATCAGTGCTAACAATGGCAATGGTTTGTGCCGTCCACATTGCAACGTGAACAGGGAAGCTGTGTATTTAGGGAGATGGTCATCAGGTCTCAACTGCTAGATTACTAGCATTTCACTATCATTTTGATAACAAAAGCATTCAAGCACCTTTATTCAATATCACTAAAACAGAAAACTTTAAACAGTACGCCTACACATAAAAGCTTGCCTAGCTAGTTTATTGAATAACATGGTACTTCTATGACTGTTAACTGTAATTATGTTAAATTGTCAAACAACATCCATATCTCATTGACCCTGTGATCAAATTCAAATGGAGAATTGTACTGTGCAACTGTATACACAGAAGTAGCATCAGCATCATGGCTTTTCTGAATTGCAGTAGCCCATGTAGTACCTGCAAGGCTGGCTTCCAAGGCAGCGGCTTCCTCTCCAACATTTGAATCTGTAACAAACCCACTGAATTGCCTTACTGCTGCATATGTTTGTTTCCATCTTTGAACATGTAGGCCTTCTGCAGGAGGTGGATTTGCTTGATTCTCTTTTGGAACATAAAAACTGACAGTGAATGAGGATTCACAGAAAGGTCCATCACTTGGAGAAACTTCAGTAATAACTGGACCTGTCATCTCTATCTTCTCTCCATATTTATTCTTCCCTTGAATGTAGTTAAACAGCCTGTGACCAGAAACAGAACAATGGTTCAAGCTATAAAATTCTCTTAAACAAAACAACAAATGAAAGAAGAAATCTTACTGTAGGAAACCAGTTCTGGTAGCTTCAACAATGGAAATGTCTTGGATGGGAGAGGTTGACATCCAAGCAGAAGAGTTATAGCTGCGAATTTCATATCCATCACCAACTTCTATAACATCATAAGATGGACACTCTATTCGCTTGCATGTTGGTGGGTATATCCCTaatctgctgctgctgctgctaggTTCATGCCAGAGACCAAAGTTTGCACTCCATAGAAGACTCAAAACCAGTGATAGCTTTGTGAAGAGCATGTGTAAGCTAGAGCCAGCCATGGCAGAAAGTGCTCAATTGCTTTGAAAAAGGTTAGGTTGAAGAGATACATTAGATAGCATAGAAGCAGTATGGTCCACATATTTACTTCCATTTATTCATTTTGTGTGGATGTCATTAATGAATTGTGGAAGGACTCGGATGGAGAAAGAATCTTCCATCGATGCCTATGCCCAATATGCAtttgtatttaaaaaaattaaaatcctaTTAAAATTACTTCTTAAAAAAGCTAACATTTTAAGAAAGCCCAAAGATCAATTTAGCATCTCAATTATAGAAAAGTTTTAGCTTTAACCtctgatatttttttttattgagtttAATTAAGCGGttcatatataaaatatattgtatttttaagaaaaaattactaataaaatttaatttatacataataaaatttttatttttatttaaaaatatattttaaaaaaatattatattttttaaaatataaaactaattaatattgttAAAACAGAGACTACAtagtaatatttttaaaatatataaattaattaattattttttaaaaaaataactaaatattaatttaattagtattgacaaataaaaaatttaataagctaaatagcatattttttaaaatatagaattaaatagttaattttattaaaaaataaataataaataataattttctttacattttattaataatttatataaaatgaatttaaataatagaTATCATTATATAAAATATGAATCGGCACGGGTGTTCAATTAAAAATCATAATTAACAAAAACCATATCTAAGTCTAATTCTCCACTCCAATAAAAGGAGAAGAAGAAACTTAACTAAAAATCATAACTAAAGGAGAAATTGGGCAGCATCATCAACTAAATTCAACTTCAGCGAACAGTCAAAACCAAACATTCAAACAAGCAAAAGAATGATGAAAGAACAGCAATCCATATAAATTCTGTGAAATGGCTTGCAAAGATAATCAACAGGAGGCTCCTGTGTTTGGATGGAATTGGCAACACTGAGAAACCTCTTGATTTCCCTAGCCAAAGTCTAAGGCAACCTCTCACTATCAAAAGGCTTAGGAGTATCATCATCATAACCACAGGTGATTACAATGTGCAGGTCAGAGGAGGTGCTGGGTTCCATGAAAGGGTCTGCAGCAACAATCTCTGACGACATTATTCAATTCACCCTTTGTAAATTGGCCTGGAGTGTTTGTTTTGGGCTATGATTGACTCCCTCCTCAAGGCACTTGAATTCTACTCAGTCGCTCCAAGGCACTAATGAGGGTTCCGGGACTTGGAATCGCCGCACTAATCTtggtttgatttgaaatttgaaattttaacttGGCAATACATTGTGATGATCACAGAATTGCCTAAAAAGGAATCAAACCCAACTTCTATGTAGAAAATCAAACTATGCACCTGCATTCCCTTGCAGCCAAACAAATTTATAGGTGACCCAACATTGAAGCAAGATAGGTTAGAAATGAACTAGGCTTAATGCCATCCTAAAAACTAATTCAACGAGAAAATGTTTGTCCAAATCTTATATATAGCTCAAATACCTCATTCTAAACTAATGGCACTCAAAATCAAATCATATGTCCATCCATTCAAGGAACCACACTTCTAATTGTCATCCTATCAAACAACCCTCGAGCCTCAACAATCCTTCCCTCCTTGCAAGAACCATCAACCATAGAGCACCAAGAAACAACATCTCTCTCCCCTGTATCATCAAAAACTCGAATTGCCTCTTCCAGCCCCCCAGCCTTAATTTCAAGAACTCATTTATCACTGCATTGGAACAAGCCGGATCCCACCACTTAACAGGCATATCGTCAGACAACTTCTCTGCCTTATCAAACATCCCTGCCATACCATGTTCCATGACGagggaattgaaaaaaaaaattgttgcatCTTTTATTCTTTTGTTAATGCGCTTCAAGGGCACTTGAGGCCAGAAATTGGAATAGTGGAGAGCTAAAAAAAGAAGACGATTATTATATGGAGAAATTAGAGCTATTTAAGTAACTTTAGCTTTCATACAAGCCATTAGATATAAGCTATTTTGTGCAAGATTTATCAGCTTTAAATATGCCAAGTATTATTAAATGGAGAATGTACAAGTAGAATTTCAATTTATAACACAAACTcccaaaatttttatatttaatacaaCCAAATATGTTtggttaatttacaaaaagatatGGTTTCTATGGGGTATAAACCTCTTCACATACATGAAAGATATTACACAAGTaataaggaaaataaaattttgaatggTAATTGTATGCATACCATGTTTAGCTATGATAAAACTATCCAAACTTTGTGTAGGAGAATAATGTACAATGGATAGCGACCGTACTGGATGGAGGCAACCTCATTTCTATCCTTACTACTAATTCACATTCTGCCAAACAGAACAGCTTTTACTTAATCTCTCCTTCCAATTTCTCTTCAGAGAGCTGAGGGTTTGAGAACTCTGGTCTATTACCATCCAATTTCTTCCCACAGAGCTGATAGCTTGAGAACTCCTCCGCTTCATCACCATCCAATTTCTTTTCAGATTGCTGATGTTTTGACAACTCCTCATTACCACCACTAGAGATGGTCACCTCGTTCTCATCTATACTCTCCAGAACATAGACATTTACCTTCTTCATTTTGCCCTCTGCTTCCATTGCAAACTTACTTGAACCAGCCTGCACAACATTCTCCTGCTTTTTATTGGGATCATCATTACCATAACAGGAAGATGCGGAACTAGAAACAACTGGGATTCTTTGAACTTGAGGAGACGTAAGAGATTCATCATTAGACAAATTGGACTCTGGATATATTTCTAGTTCTTTTACATCAGATAAGCCACTTCGAGACTTTCTTGACCCTTTTCGGGAAAGCACATGCTTTATGCCGCGAGCAGACTTTTCAGCACGTTTTAAAATACTCTTTGCCTTGTCTTTGACATTTCCCTTCCCTGGACTTTCTGGTCCCTCAGGACTCAAAATCAAATTAACTTCTTTTGGAACTGTAGGCTTAGGAAGGCTGTTTTCCACTATGAAATTCAAACCAATCTCCTTCTGATTAACAGCTTTAATGTTAGCATAAGGAGATTGAACAGTCTCCTCATTGCTGCCCAAATTTTCCTCATTTTTAGGACTTCTATGAAGTACTAAGCTAATCTTACGTAAACCCTTCCGGACTTTGTTCATTGAACTTTTACCCTCCGCATTTTCATCAATATTGCTACTCTCATTATTAAGGAGCCCAGAAGTTGCTGAATAAATTCCACCAAATGAATCACGAGGATCTTCACCAACTTCATTATCATGGCGCTTAATCTTCCCTCTTCTAGTCTCCCAAGTTTGTGATACTTCACTTCCAGATTGATATACCCATATCCCAGTTTTTTGTTGCCCTTCAATGTTTACAGGCTCAAAATTATCTGGCACTCCAGCAGACTTGTCTGATGTTGTGGATGATGAAAAGGAAGCTCTATTTGCAGCCTCACTTACAAAGGAATCTCTTATTTCTGCCTTGCTCAATGTTTCTCCATCAAAAAAATCATCACTCCCCTAAACAAATTATATTCCAGATTCTCATTGGATGATCTATGAGACAAGTGCACTATGCTTTTTGTTGAACATTTGACACCCAAAATTTGTGGAAATTACCTTAGCATTTTCTTCAAGAACAGTTATTGCAAGATGCAGCCTCCCCATTTTAATTTTCTGGAGTGGCAACCACATGTCATGTCTCTCGCCACCTCTATGATCATTGATGTTAATGGTACAATCCCTGTAGGTAACAGAAGATAACatacattaaaattatattatggaAAATAAATTAAACAGAAAGCTGAACCACCAAataagtaaaagaaaaaaaaaagtattgcTTTTGTTCTTaacaaaaatgaaaatataaCCATTTAACCATATTCATATCACGTGGAGAAGAGACAAACCCAAGGGAATCATCAACAAAATGGTCCTCATCAAAAACCTCAATAGCCAGCACATTAGGCAAATCCCATCTGCAAATGGGGATCTTGAATTCCTCGTGCCATTTTGGGGCCAAAGTTTTCCTTTGTGTCTTCGTCCTGAATTTGTAAGGGCCAAGTTGTCCTTTAATGTACGGATCAGCCAATCCTGAAAAATAAACAAGTTTTATATCTCATATATGTGGAGCATTAAATGGCTAAAGATAAAACATTAGTAGCTTAAATCAACCATTTAAGTTAGACGGTTTCATGTCGGATGCTTCCACAACTTCAACTTTGGCATAAGCAATGGGTTCCTTCTCGTCTACAGAGAACCAATTATCTGACAAGCAAACAATTATTGCAAAGGTTAAACATTTAACTTGCTTGTAAAAATACATTTAAAATTGCACCAGATTGTACAATAACTTCTAGAATAGCTTATAAAGGTATTAAAATGCTAACGTTAAACCATCACTTGTCTTTCTAAAACAGAGAACACAGACTAAGCTTGCTTACAAACATGTGTAACAGCATATTCATGCAATCACAATGAATTATCATATGCTCAATCCAAAACACCATTTTCATCAAATTACTTGGCATTTAAAAAAAATGCAGGGATGAGAAAAAGCTTTAcatgagttctttcacttcagcCTAATAACACTGCATATAACTCTTAATTAGTCAAACAATAGAACAAAACAAATAAGCCTACTCTCATTGTACCATGTTTTCAGAATGTTTTTTAGTGGACATCCTTTCAAGTCCACATACCACGGAAATCAGTATGCCCAACTTCAGATAACTTTGCAAAACAGAATTCCTTGCATTAACCTTCCTAAATTGATGCCAAAATAATGCATCTGCAATTTGCAGTGCACTTAATATCTTTCTCTTCCCCATTCTAAATCCATGCGCACTTTTCCTgcttctttatattttaaaatcaatattGTGAACTGAAAAAGGCAAATCCTAGTTAAAATGCTAATGACAGTGGATCTGAAAATAATTTCAGGGCATTATTACCACTGAAAACCAAGTTCTGAGAACAAGATTAATGCcaaaaaagaaaatagatgagcACTCCACTTAAATTATGTTCAGTCTGCATCATGAATCTCCCCCGCAACATTGATAAACAAGGAGTCATTCACTCAGAAAAATTAATTGACAAAGCCCTGAACCATAGTTCCACAATAAAGCCTTATTAACATTTCCTATCAGTAAATCACCTGGCTCTGCTGAAGCAAATTTCTCCACATCCACAACTAACATGTTGGGCTGCAATAAAGCAAAAAATTATACATTTGAAGCACCACTGCCAATTTTCATAAATAAGAGAGAAACTACCACTTGTCAGCTGAAGAATTCTCAAGGgacaatccaaaaaaaaaaaaaaaaccccttCAGATTTGGCCTCGATCTGCATAGGTCCTCTCTTTTCAAAATCAAATACTTTGGTccttaaattttgtaaaaattagcATTTTGGTCTTTATTGGCTAAAAGATGTCTAAGAATGATTTAGTTttagtataaaaaataaaaaaaaaccaaTTTAGGTTATAAAAGGAATGAAATGTTGATTTTTTAGAACACGGGCTAAATTGTttgattttgaaaaaaaaaaaggagtaaaGGTATATTAGGccaaactttttttttaaatgttcaaTTTTTAAAGTATAGAAGGAGGATGATAAGTCAAGTCAATTTGACCAAGTCtcagaagttaaaaaaaaaaaaaaaaaaaaaaaaaaaaaaaaaaaaaaaaaaaaacaacaacaacaactttACCTGAACAAGTGTCTGCTCAAATGCAACCAACAGAAGCTTGTCCTAATCAAGAAAAAGACTGCATGTAAGATTTGGATAGAGGCAATGAGTTGATGAGAATATGTGTGTGGCTGTGTAGGACCATTTAAATgtaagacacacacacacacacacacacacacacacacacacacacacgcacacacacacacacagagacaCACACAGAGGGATagagggaagaaaaagaaaaaagaaattaaagaaatccTTTTAAAAATTGTCTGGATATGACTTACTAGCCATCCAGCAATCCCTGGAAGTTCAGTAACACCAGGGCCGCGAGTGAAGATAGGTTTGATGGTCATTTGGAAATAAGGAGGCTCAGCAAAGCATACCCTCAAACGGCCAAGGAAAGGCCAGCAGGGAAGGAACTTCACTCCAATCAAGACCTAAAATGGATGGGCAACAATTGAAGTGAATATAATACTAGTCAGATTGCACTAACAGAGGGGAAGGGGGGAACTCAATGATGTCATTTCGTCATCCATTGCAAGGATCTCATATTCCAAATAAGAAAAGAGTGAACCTATCAGATTTCAAGCATGACAAAAGATCCAGAATTCTACATGCTTCAATATCCTCAACTAAATGAATTAATGCCATCCAATTCTCTATATGCAACATGCAATTCGCCAAAGAATAAAGATTTATTGCCATGGAAAAGCTTCTAAGCAATATCCTTAATGTGTGtgtgcatgtgtgtgtgtgtgtgtgtgtgtgtgcgtatATATATAGGGCAAAAAACATAAGCAGAAAATTTTTCCTCTATAGCATGTTGATAGATATTAGATACAAGtatacaaagttaatgatattaaAGGTTTATGTTCAAAAGTCCTAAAGGTAGCAAAACAAAaatattaaatacataaataaaaaaaGCAAAATATGGAGATACATCATATGAGGTAAAGCCATTtgaccaaagtgtgttctaaagtTCCAGCAGAAGTAGAAAAAACCATGAACAGCATCGTGTAAGACATGCCATGTCTTACAGTTACAAGTACTCTTTCCCTTTTGATATTTATACCCATAAAACAGATTTTAGGATATAATCATTCATCAATGACTTGCATAATACACTATAATCtggaaaaataaaaacaaaagtcCAGAAAAGATAATTCTGCAGAAAATATACATGGAATATGATATGTTCCAAACTTTTCAAAGT
This region includes:
- the LOC110658854 gene encoding uncharacterized protein LOC110658854, whose protein sequence is MAGSSLHMLFTKLSLVLSLLWSANFGLWHEPSSSSSRLGIYPPTCKRIECPSYDVIEVGDGYEIRSYNSSAWMSTSPIQDISIVEATRTGFLQLFNYIQGKNKYGEKIEMTGPVITEVSPSDGPFCESSFTVSFYVPKENQANPPPAEGLHVQRWKQTYAAVRQFSGFVTDSNVGEEAAALEASLAGTTWATAIQKSHDADATSVYTVAQYNSPFEFDHRVNEIWMLFDNLT
- the LOC110658853 gene encoding C2 domain-containing protein At1g53590: MDITEISIMHHVGIVLFLLWLLSFFNQCHPVAYLISLIYLYAVHDRYIMRLRRKLQFHERKRANQKRVLADSETVRWLNHAVEKMWPICMEQIASQKILLPIIPWFLDKYKPWTAKKAVVQHLYLGRNPPMFTEMRVLRQCSSDDHLALELGMSFLTADDMSAVLAVKLRRRLGFGMWAKLHMKAMHVEGKVLIGVKFLPCWPFLGRLRVCFAEPPYFQMTIKPIFTRGPGVTELPGIAGWLDKLLLVAFEQTLVQPNMLVVDVEKFASAEPDNWFSVDEKEPIAYAKVEVVEASDMKPSNLNGLADPYIKGQLGPYKFRTKTQRKTLAPKWHEEFKIPICRWDLPNVLAIEVFDEDHFVDDSLGDCTININDHRGGERHDMWLPLQKIKMGRLHLAITVLEENAKGSDDFFDGETLSKAEIRDSFVSEAANRASFSSSTTSDKSAGVPDNFEPVNIEGQQKTGIWVYQSGSEVSQTWETRRGKIKRHDNEVGEDPRDSFGGIYSATSGLLNNESSNIDENAEGKSSMNKVRKGLRKISLVLHRSPKNEENLGSNEETVQSPYANIKAVNQKEIGLNFIVENSLPKPTVPKEVNLILSPEGPESPGKGNVKDKAKSILKRAEKSARGIKHVLSRKGSRKSRSGLSDVKELEIYPESNLSNDESLTSPQVQRIPVVSSSASSCYGNDDPNKKQENVVQAGSSKFAMEAEGKMKKVNVYVLESIDENEVTISSGGNEELSKHQQSEKKLDGDEAEEFSSYQLCGKKLDGNRPEFSNPQLSEEKLEGEIK
- the LOC110658849 gene encoding ubiquitin C-terminal hydrolase 15-like; translation: MSQVMSQGAYILFYIRSRPRPQREFCKKAIQQQVPPSARCYSSSRTQQPSRKGHGKSSGHFLGSEPSLHLKPENGIGLINHTNGILGSTNRNVAQAMEFSDATSSGWSLSASSDEASFTTESTSDSFSTLDYTDACNADTFSSIFSNLYAPVILVGHSVL